One window of Paenibacillus sp. FSL K6-3182 genomic DNA carries:
- the asnB gene encoding asparagine synthase (glutamine-hydrolyzing), translating into MCGITGWIDWNRDLTKQSESLEKMTDTLAPRGPDASGTWISAHCALGHRRLSVIDPENGAQPMIRHTGDDKYVVVYNGELYNAPELRKELESRGRIFTTNCDTEVLLVAFMEWGKSCVERFNGIFAFAIWNVLEQELFLARDRLGVKPLFYSTQDGLFIFGSEQKCILAHPAVKPEVGAEGLAEIFILGPARTPGHGVYKQINELRPGKCMTVNHAGVKTITYWQLESSPHGQNIEETAEQVGALLKDTVERQLVSDVPVCTLLSGGLDSSALTTLAVNYYNENGQGNVHTYSVDYADNDKHFKAHAFQPNSDAPWIERMTTHLGTIHHPIQFDTPDLVGALKAATFARDLPGMADVDASLLLFCHEIKKDATVAISGEAADEIFGGYPWFHREEALNANTFPWSLASVMRADLLAPDVAAWIKPLDYIGDRYSQAIAEVPHLDGESEQLRKMRQMSYLNITRFMPTLLDRKDRMSMAAGLEVRVPFCDHRLVEYVWNIPWEIKTSGDREKGILRKALRGVLPEDVLTRKKSPYPKTHNPNYLAAVKGLLLDVLNDSSSPLLPLINVEKVRALTESESASSNTPWFGQLMSGPQLFAYLYQVNLWLKEYKVVIS; encoded by the coding sequence ATGTGTGGAATTACCGGCTGGATCGACTGGAACCGTGATCTGACTAAGCAAAGTGAAAGCTTAGAGAAGATGACAGACACCCTTGCACCGCGCGGTCCCGACGCTTCCGGTACGTGGATATCAGCTCATTGCGCTTTAGGCCATCGACGTTTATCCGTCATTGATCCGGAGAACGGGGCACAGCCAATGATTCGCCATACCGGCGACGACAAATATGTCGTTGTCTATAACGGGGAATTGTATAATGCACCAGAACTTCGCAAGGAGCTTGAAAGCAGGGGCAGAATCTTTACGACAAATTGTGATACAGAAGTGCTGCTGGTCGCTTTTATGGAATGGGGCAAGTCTTGCGTAGAGCGTTTTAACGGAATATTTGCTTTTGCCATATGGAATGTATTAGAGCAAGAACTATTTCTGGCACGTGATCGGCTTGGCGTCAAACCGCTGTTCTATAGCACACAGGACGGTTTGTTTATTTTTGGCTCCGAACAAAAATGTATATTGGCACACCCTGCCGTGAAGCCGGAGGTTGGAGCGGAAGGGCTTGCTGAGATTTTTATTTTAGGACCAGCACGCACTCCAGGCCATGGTGTATATAAGCAAATCAATGAGCTTAGACCTGGCAAGTGTATGACCGTCAATCACGCTGGCGTGAAGACGATTACGTACTGGCAGCTTGAGAGCAGCCCCCATGGGCAAAATATAGAAGAAACAGCTGAACAGGTAGGAGCGCTGCTAAAAGATACCGTTGAGCGGCAGCTCGTTTCAGACGTTCCTGTATGTACCCTGCTGTCTGGCGGCCTTGATTCCAGTGCGCTAACTACACTTGCTGTCAATTATTACAACGAGAACGGGCAAGGGAATGTCCACACGTATTCTGTTGATTATGCGGACAACGATAAACATTTTAAGGCACATGCCTTCCAGCCTAATAGTGATGCGCCATGGATCGAGAGAATGACGACGCATCTAGGCACAATTCATCATCCTATACAGTTTGATACACCTGATTTGGTCGGCGCATTGAAAGCAGCCACCTTTGCTCGCGATCTTCCGGGCATGGCCGATGTTGATGCTTCGTTGCTGCTCTTTTGCCATGAAATAAAAAAAGATGCAACCGTAGCGATATCAGGCGAAGCTGCCGATGAAATTTTTGGCGGCTATCCTTGGTTTCATCGCGAAGAGGCTTTAAATGCAAATACCTTCCCTTGGTCGCTTGCTTCAGTAATGCGTGCTGATCTGCTCGCACCTGACGTTGCCGCTTGGATTAAACCGCTTGACTACATTGGGGATCGTTATTCCCAAGCGATAGCAGAGGTTCCTCATCTTGATGGTGAATCTGAGCAGCTGCGTAAGATGCGTCAAATGTCGTACTTGAACATTACCCGCTTCATGCCAACGCTTCTAGACCGCAAGGATCGAATGAGCATGGCAGCGGGCCTTGAGGTCCGTGTCCCTTTCTGTGATCATCGGTTAGTTGAATATGTTTGGAATATCCCTTGGGAGATCAAAACATCCGGCGATCGCGAAAAAGGAATATTGCGCAAGGCGCTGCGCGGTGTATTGCCTGAGGACGTATTGACTCGTAAAAAAAGCCCCTATCCTAAAACGCATAATCCGAACTATTTGGCCGCAGTCAAAGGGCTTTTGTTAGATGTACTGAACGATTCCAGCTCTCCGCTCCTTCCATTAATTAATGTAGAAAAGGTTAGAGCGCTAACCGAGTCGGAATCCGCAAGCTCGAATACCCCTTGGTTTGGTCAATTGATGTCCGGTCCGCAGCTATTCGCTTATTTATATCAAGTGAATTTATGGTTAAAGGAATATAAGGTCGTCATATCATAA
- the rdgB gene encoding RdgB/HAM1 family non-canonical purine NTP pyrophosphatase, whose translation MKHSILNHAVIVVATKNAGKVKEFAHALQKLDKSVESLLDYPQIPDIVEDGDTFAANARIKAKTTGDILGVPVLADDSGLRVAALNGDPGVYSARYAGENATDGENNAKLIQELHQLAEHAEREELQDGSKILSKAQFVCALALYDPATGLFLESEGTVDGVITDNPHGNGGFGYDPLFWLPSLNRGMAELSKEEKQQISHRGDALRKLLPLLEQA comes from the coding sequence ATGAAGCATTCCATATTAAATCATGCTGTTATTGTTGTAGCAACAAAAAATGCAGGTAAGGTGAAGGAATTCGCGCATGCGCTTCAGAAGCTTGATAAATCAGTAGAAAGCTTGCTGGATTATCCGCAAATTCCGGATATCGTGGAAGATGGCGATACGTTTGCCGCCAATGCTCGCATCAAAGCAAAGACGACGGGAGACATTCTTGGCGTTCCTGTGCTGGCTGATGATTCAGGCTTGCGCGTTGCAGCGCTGAATGGTGATCCAGGGGTCTATTCCGCTCGTTATGCAGGTGAGAATGCGACTGATGGTGAAAACAATGCCAAGCTCATTCAGGAGCTTCATCAACTAGCTGAACATGCAGAACGAGAAGAATTGCAAGACGGGTCCAAAATACTGAGCAAAGCGCAGTTCGTATGCGCGTTAGCGCTGTATGATCCGGCGACCGGTTTGTTTCTGGAATCGGAGGGTACAGTGGATGGCGTTATCACGGATAATCCTCACGGCAATGGCGGCTTCGGTTATGATCCGCTGTTTTGGCTTCCTAGCTTGAATCGCGGGATGGCCGAGCTGTCAAAGGAAGAAAAGCAGCAGATCAGCCATCGCGGCGATGCATTAAGAAAGCTCCTTCCCTTGCTTGAGCAAGCATAA
- a CDS encoding HPP family protein codes for MLRNKNWKPLAAAVVGTIVIALLLTMGDLMSITLMMAPFGASCVIVFVLPDSPLAKARNVVGGHLISTGAGLVMLHLFGDATWFIALSVGLSILLMQLTRTVHPPAGADPLVVMLSHAGWSYLFTPVLFGAVLIALAAYGYRKLLATKSAALKS; via the coding sequence ATGCTGAGAAATAAAAATTGGAAGCCGCTGGCGGCAGCGGTTGTTGGCACCATTGTTATCGCATTGCTGCTGACCATGGGCGATTTAATGTCGATTACGCTGATGATGGCTCCATTTGGGGCCAGTTGTGTTATCGTGTTTGTTTTGCCAGATAGTCCGCTTGCCAAAGCCAGAAATGTTGTTGGAGGCCATTTGATCAGCACTGGAGCAGGTCTTGTGATGCTGCATCTGTTCGGAGATGCAACATGGTTCATTGCACTATCTGTTGGATTGTCCATCCTTCTGATGCAGCTCACAAGAACAGTTCATCCACCCGCAGGAGCTGATCCGCTTGTTGTCATGTTAAGCCATGCGGGCTGGTCCTATCTGTTTACTCCGGTCCTTTTCGGAGCGGTGCTGATCGCGCTTGCCGCTTATGGTTATAGGAAATTATTGGCGACCAAGTCAGCAGCTTTGAAGTCATAG
- a CDS encoding phosphatidylglycerophosphatase A, producing MSNPETYSLNSRKVAEATDEWLLKRGVTKLAIAELVHFLQKDYFPGLTPEDCIVHIDAVLSKREVQNAVLTGIQLDILAEEGKLMAPLQDMIKHDESLYGCDEILALSIVNVYGSIGFTNFGYVDKLKPGILVKLNDKTDGEIHTFLDDIVGAIAASAASRMAHRRQAEREGVTQPPLD from the coding sequence ATGTCCAATCCCGAAACTTATAGCCTCAACAGCCGCAAAGTGGCTGAGGCTACAGACGAATGGCTCCTCAAACGCGGAGTAACAAAGCTGGCTATCGCCGAGCTCGTACATTTTTTGCAAAAAGACTATTTCCCTGGCTTAACGCCAGAGGATTGTATCGTCCATATTGATGCCGTCCTATCGAAGCGCGAGGTGCAAAATGCCGTTTTGACCGGCATCCAGCTTGATATCCTCGCCGAGGAAGGCAAGCTTATGGCTCCGCTGCAGGATATGATCAAGCATGACGAAAGTCTTTATGGTTGCGATGAAATTTTGGCATTGTCCATTGTCAATGTGTATGGAAGCATCGGGTTTACGAATTTCGGATATGTCGATAAGCTGAAGCCCGGCATTTTGGTCAAGCTGAACGACAAAACCGACGGAGAAATCCATACGTTTTTGGACGATATCGTTGGGGCTATCGCTGCCTCGGCAGCAAGTCGGATGGCTCATCGCAGACAAGCAGAGCGCGAAGGTGTGACACAGCCTCCGCTTGACTAA
- the tig gene encoding trigger factor, with protein sequence MKATWEKIDKNIVSIDVEVGAEKVTVALDQAFKKVVQKVNVPGFRKGKVPRGMFESRFGIESLYQDAIDILLPDAYSDAIKETNLEPVDRPEIEVEQFAKGETFKFKAKVIVKPEVTLGEYKGLEVESVVSEVTEEEIAAELERLQQRHAELTVVEEGAAANGDITVIDFDGYVDGEAFEGGASERYSLELGSNSFIPGFEEQVVGMQIGDFKDIEVNFPESYHAEHLAGKPAVFKVKLHEIKRKTLPTLDDEFAKDVSEFDTLEEYKQDLVNKLKERKDQEGEQARETAVVDKATAAADVEIPEPMIVTETDYMIKDFENRLKMQGMNMDLYFQFSGQNESVLRDQMRADAEKRVRNNLVLDAIAKAENIVANDEDLNEELEKLSKSYNRPSAELRDIFEKNGNLSNLQEDIALRKTIKFLLENSKAV encoded by the coding sequence ATGAAAGCAACTTGGGAAAAAATAGACAAGAACATCGTGTCGATCGACGTGGAGGTAGGGGCGGAGAAAGTCACTGTTGCTCTTGATCAAGCATTTAAGAAAGTCGTACAAAAAGTAAACGTACCTGGATTCCGTAAAGGTAAAGTGCCTCGCGGCATGTTCGAATCCCGTTTCGGTATTGAGAGCCTGTACCAGGATGCAATTGACATTCTGTTGCCAGATGCTTATTCCGATGCAATCAAAGAAACTAATCTTGAGCCGGTTGACCGTCCTGAGATTGAAGTTGAGCAATTCGCAAAAGGCGAAACATTCAAATTCAAAGCAAAAGTTATCGTTAAGCCAGAAGTTACACTTGGCGAATACAAAGGCTTGGAAGTTGAATCCGTTGTTTCTGAAGTTACAGAAGAGGAAATCGCAGCTGAACTTGAGCGTTTGCAACAGCGTCATGCTGAGCTTACTGTTGTTGAAGAAGGCGCAGCGGCTAACGGCGACATCACAGTTATCGATTTCGACGGTTATGTAGACGGCGAAGCGTTTGAAGGCGGAGCAAGCGAGCGTTATTCACTAGAGCTTGGTTCGAATTCCTTTATTCCAGGTTTCGAAGAGCAAGTGGTTGGCATGCAAATCGGAGATTTCAAGGACATTGAAGTTAATTTCCCTGAGAGCTACCATGCAGAGCACCTAGCAGGCAAACCAGCTGTGTTCAAAGTGAAGCTTCACGAAATCAAACGCAAAACTTTGCCAACGCTAGACGATGAGTTTGCAAAAGACGTAAGCGAGTTCGATACGCTTGAAGAGTACAAGCAGGATCTCGTTAACAAACTAAAAGAGCGCAAAGATCAAGAAGGCGAACAAGCTCGCGAAACAGCAGTTGTTGACAAAGCTACGGCAGCAGCAGATGTTGAAATTCCAGAGCCAATGATCGTGACTGAAACGGATTACATGATCAAAGATTTCGAAAACCGTCTTAAAATGCAAGGCATGAACATGGACCTATACTTCCAATTCTCCGGTCAAAACGAATCTGTTCTTCGCGATCAAATGCGCGCAGATGCTGAGAAACGCGTTCGCAACAACCTTGTGCTTGATGCAATTGCTAAAGCAGAAAACATCGTTGCAAACGACGAAGATTTGAACGAAGAGCTTGAGAAGCTGTCCAAATCATACAACCGTCCTTCTGCTGAGCTTCGCGACATTTTTGAGAAAAACGGAAATCTTAGCAACTTGCAGGAAGATATTGCACTTCGCAAAACAATTAAGTTCTTGCTTGAAAACAGCAAAGCTGTTTAA
- a CDS encoding AAA family ATPase, whose protein sequence is MQKLVFFVGVAGTGKTTVARKLSARIPAAFLDRDTVGGRFVEAILELNGLDKRDRDSDYYKKHLRDLEYDTAKDVCIENLAAGQNVFMISPFTAELKNKQWIEEVVEAAGLTMGEVDVKVVVVTLLDMDLQKNRIIGRQTERDQWKLDNWGDFEKRIEFVPQINWDIPNSSILVFDNSGELTEEKAEQLFQFVNEKQATLSV, encoded by the coding sequence TTGCAAAAGTTAGTTTTTTTTGTCGGAGTAGCGGGGACGGGTAAAACAACGGTAGCTAGAAAGTTGTCTGCTCGCATTCCAGCTGCTTTTCTTGACCGGGATACGGTAGGCGGTCGTTTTGTTGAGGCTATATTGGAGTTAAACGGCCTGGATAAAAGAGATCGGGATTCTGATTATTACAAAAAGCATTTGCGTGATTTGGAATATGATACGGCGAAGGACGTATGTATCGAAAATTTGGCTGCTGGTCAAAACGTATTTATGATTTCACCTTTTACGGCAGAACTGAAAAACAAACAGTGGATCGAAGAGGTTGTTGAAGCAGCAGGCCTCACGATGGGCGAGGTAGACGTTAAAGTGGTTGTTGTCACGCTGCTGGATATGGATCTGCAAAAAAATCGGATCATCGGGCGTCAAACAGAGCGCGATCAGTGGAAACTGGACAACTGGGGCGACTTTGAGAAGCGGATAGAATTTGTTCCGCAAATCAACTGGGATATTCCTAACTCCTCCATCCTCGTGTTTGATAATAGCGGAGAATTAACGGAAGAGAAAGCTGAGCAATTATTCCAATTTGTTAATGAAAAGCAGGCAACATTATCCGTATAA
- a CDS encoding LysR family transcriptional regulator, producing the protein MLESWEGRFFITFTAVLEEKSFSGAADRLGYVQSTVTSHIRHLETASGKKLFHRLPRGVEPTEAGLLLAPYAYQFIQLGHSLQDAFSEPGMPSGIVRIGALESFAISHLPHFLTGFLQQYTKIKLHLTPGLQHDITAQVVNHRADLGIVPKAPERDDLLFAPLIEEKLLLICAPTLEERFAQLGWQALHDNAFISFGDQCIYHTFGRDMLREVDVELADHLSFSSVELIKQTVACGMGISFVPESNVANEVAAGTLLSLPLNQELLLTHGIITHKSREPKAAAQAFIQHLKSFLKTK; encoded by the coding sequence ATGCTGGAGTCTTGGGAAGGTCGTTTTTTTATTACCTTTACTGCGGTGCTGGAGGAGAAAAGCTTCAGCGGTGCCGCTGATCGTCTCGGTTACGTTCAATCGACGGTAACCTCACATATTCGACATTTGGAAACAGCAAGCGGCAAAAAGCTCTTTCACCGTTTGCCGCGCGGCGTAGAGCCAACAGAAGCAGGCTTGCTGCTAGCTCCCTATGCGTATCAATTTATCCAGCTTGGACATTCGCTTCAGGATGCGTTCTCGGAGCCTGGCATGCCGTCTGGTATCGTTCGAATTGGAGCTCTAGAGTCGTTTGCCATCTCTCATCTACCGCATTTTTTAACCGGCTTTCTCCAGCAATACACCAAGATCAAGCTGCATTTAACGCCTGGTCTGCAGCATGATATTACCGCACAAGTCGTAAACCATCGCGCTGACCTCGGCATCGTCCCCAAGGCTCCGGAACGTGACGACCTTCTATTTGCACCTTTAATAGAAGAGAAGCTCTTGCTGATCTGTGCTCCTACGCTGGAAGAGCGCTTCGCGCAGCTTGGATGGCAAGCGTTGCACGACAACGCCTTCATTAGCTTCGGGGATCAGTGTATCTACCACACCTTTGGACGCGATATGCTGAGAGAAGTTGATGTTGAGCTTGCCGATCATTTGTCTTTCTCCAGTGTTGAGCTCATTAAGCAGACGGTTGCTTGCGGAATGGGCATCTCATTCGTACCAGAATCAAATGTAGCTAATGAGGTAGCCGCAGGTACGCTGCTGTCATTGCCCTTGAACCAAGAGCTCCTATTGACGCATGGCATTATTACACATAAATCACGTGAGCCTAAAGCTGCGGCACAAGCCTTTATCCAGCATTTGAAATCATTTTTGAAAACCAAATAA
- the clpP gene encoding ATP-dependent Clp endopeptidase proteolytic subunit ClpP yields MNLVPIVVEQTNRGERSYDIYSRLLKDRIIFLGSAIDDDVANSIIAQLLFLAADDPEKDIHLYINSPGGSVTAGMGIFDTMQYIKPEVSTICMGMAASMGSLLLTAGAKGKRFALPNAEVMIHQPLGGVRGQASDIKIHADWILKTKQKLNQIYVDRTGQPYEKIDRDTDRDNFMSAEEALAYGLIDKVITAPVSTI; encoded by the coding sequence ATGAATCTAGTACCGATCGTAGTCGAACAAACGAATCGCGGGGAACGTTCTTACGATATTTACTCCCGTTTGCTGAAGGACCGTATCATTTTCCTTGGGAGCGCAATCGATGATGATGTTGCAAACTCCATCATTGCACAGCTGCTGTTTCTGGCGGCCGACGACCCAGAGAAAGACATTCATCTATACATTAACTCTCCCGGCGGCTCCGTGACTGCGGGAATGGGTATTTTTGATACGATGCAATATATTAAGCCTGAGGTGTCCACGATTTGTATGGGCATGGCAGCAAGCATGGGTTCGCTGCTTCTAACAGCGGGCGCGAAGGGCAAGCGTTTTGCGCTTCCTAACGCTGAGGTTATGATCCATCAACCACTTGGCGGCGTACGCGGTCAAGCATCTGATATCAAAATCCATGCTGATTGGATTTTGAAAACGAAACAAAAGCTAAACCAAATTTACGTAGACCGCACCGGACAGCCTTATGAAAAAATCGACCGAGATACCGACCGTGACAACTTCATGAGCGCGGAAGAGGCTCTTGCCTACGGTTTGATTGACAAGGTGATTACTGCACCGGTATCGACGATTTAA
- the glpX gene encoding class II fructose-bisphosphatase translates to MERELALELVRVTELAALASAPWMGRGDKNSADGAATSAMRSMFDSVSIRGTVVIGEGEMDEAPMLYIGEEVGSLNGPEVDVAVDPLEGTEIVAKGLNNAMSVLAVAGKGQLLHAPDMYMEKLAFGPALVGKLSITDPMDVTLRKAADALNKKVSDLTVMILDRTRHEAIVKVLRRVGVRIKFLSDGDVAGAMAPAFPEAGIDLYVGSGGAPEGVLAAAALKCLGGELQARLMPADSNEYNRCVKMGIEDPYRVLTMEDMIGTGDVYFAATGVTPGEFLGGVQYFPDERAETHSIVMRAKTKTIRFVRAMHYLPNKTFLNNDK, encoded by the coding sequence ATGGAGAGAGAATTAGCATTAGAGCTTGTACGTGTAACGGAACTGGCTGCGCTCGCATCGGCGCCTTGGATGGGAAGAGGCGATAAGAATAGCGCTGATGGAGCAGCAACATCTGCGATGCGCTCCATGTTTGATTCAGTGTCCATACGCGGTACTGTCGTCATAGGCGAAGGGGAAATGGATGAAGCGCCGATGTTGTACATTGGGGAGGAAGTAGGAAGCTTGAATGGCCCCGAGGTTGACGTAGCGGTTGATCCGCTTGAAGGTACGGAAATCGTAGCCAAAGGACTTAACAATGCAATGTCCGTGCTTGCAGTCGCAGGAAAAGGCCAGCTTTTGCATGCTCCTGATATGTACATGGAGAAGCTCGCTTTCGGTCCTGCTCTTGTTGGCAAGCTGTCGATAACTGATCCGATGGATGTAACGCTCCGTAAAGCGGCTGACGCTTTAAACAAGAAGGTTTCGGATTTAACGGTTATGATTTTGGACAGGACGCGCCATGAAGCGATCGTCAAGGTGCTGCGCCGCGTGGGTGTGCGTATAAAGTTTTTGTCGGATGGTGACGTTGCAGGCGCGATGGCACCTGCATTTCCTGAAGCAGGCATTGATTTATATGTAGGCTCAGGAGGAGCGCCAGAGGGTGTACTGGCTGCGGCAGCGCTGAAGTGTTTAGGCGGCGAGCTGCAAGCAAGGCTGATGCCGGCGGATAGCAACGAGTACAATCGCTGCGTGAAAATGGGGATAGAAGATCCGTATCGCGTGCTTACGATGGAGGATATGATTGGAACGGGCGATGTTTATTTTGCAGCAACAGGCGTTACGCCAGGAGAGTTTTTGGGCGGAGTTCAGTATTTTCCTGACGAGAGGGCAGAAACGCATTCCATCGTAATGCGCGCTAAGACCAAAACGATCCGATTCGTACGTGCTATGCACTATTTGCCGAATAAAACATTTTTAAATAATGATAAATAA
- a CDS encoding GerMN domain-containing protein: MIQKRWIRGAVLSGVLVLPILTSGCGLFSKQTSQSIDPPQVEVKDGVEGAETGQAIGVGEEAQMTVYLEDRNGYLAPISLQTSLGANEQAAQKALEMMVENGAYANQLPEDFRAVIPQGTQIKSYKYDKEQKLAKVEFSEPFSDYNPQDERTIVEAITWTLTAMPGIEGVEIWYEGAKLPEMPQDGFPLDNTLTRSVGINIEAADGVNYAQSTPVTLYFSAQTLNDEQYYVPVTRLVARSETPTKAALEQLISGPLNKKELTSVIIPDVQVKDVVQEGDVVTVDLQDEAYQQGQKLPTEMLQALVLSITENTKAATVQIKVNGESNFTDEANNSYSEPVGRPHHVNAIKS, from the coding sequence ATGATTCAAAAAAGATGGATTAGGGGTGCTGTACTTTCGGGGGTTCTCGTGCTGCCCATTCTTACTTCGGGTTGTGGTCTGTTTTCCAAGCAGACAAGCCAATCAATCGATCCGCCACAGGTTGAGGTTAAGGATGGAGTAGAAGGTGCAGAAACTGGACAGGCAATCGGAGTTGGCGAAGAAGCGCAAATGACAGTATACCTTGAAGATCGTAACGGTTATTTGGCTCCAATCTCACTTCAGACCTCGCTCGGAGCGAATGAGCAAGCCGCACAAAAGGCACTGGAAATGATGGTCGAGAATGGGGCGTACGCGAATCAGCTGCCTGAGGATTTCCGCGCAGTTATCCCGCAAGGCACTCAAATTAAATCGTATAAATACGATAAAGAGCAAAAGCTTGCTAAAGTTGAATTTTCTGAGCCGTTCAGTGACTATAATCCACAGGACGAACGTACTATCGTTGAAGCGATCACATGGACTCTGACAGCTATGCCAGGGATTGAAGGCGTAGAAATTTGGTATGAAGGCGCTAAGCTGCCAGAAATGCCACAAGACGGCTTCCCGCTTGACAATACGCTGACACGTTCAGTAGGCATTAATATCGAAGCAGCAGACGGTGTGAACTATGCGCAATCAACGCCTGTAACGCTATACTTCTCCGCTCAAACGTTAAACGACGAACAATATTATGTGCCCGTTACTAGACTAGTTGCTCGCTCGGAGACTCCAACGAAAGCAGCGCTGGAACAGCTCATTTCGGGCCCGCTTAACAAAAAAGAGTTGACCAGTGTAATCATTCCGGATGTACAAGTGAAGGATGTTGTACAGGAAGGTGATGTTGTCACTGTAGATTTGCAGGATGAAGCGTATCAGCAAGGTCAGAAGCTTCCGACCGAAATGCTTCAGGCACTTGTGCTTTCTATAACTGAAAATACGAAAGCAGCAACGGTTCAAATTAAAGTAAATGGAGAATCTAACTTTACGGACGAAGCGAACAACTCTTATAGCGAGCCTGTAGGCAGACCGCATCATGTCAACGCTATTAAGTCATAA
- the rph gene encoding ribonuclease PH, whose protein sequence is MRNDGRQPNQLRPVTITTGVNKYAEGSVLIEVGETKVICTASVEDRVPPFMKGQGKGWITAEYAMLPRATHTRNIREAAKGKLTGRTMEIQRLIGRALRSVIDLQALGERTITLDCDVIQADGGTRTTSITGAFIALSIAINKISEKVQFAKYPITDFLASVSVGVIQERALLDLNYEEDSKAKVDMNVVMTGSGKFVEVQGTGEEAPFSRDELNQLLQLGEEGIHELISKQKDILGPLAARIGG, encoded by the coding sequence ATGAGAAACGATGGTCGGCAACCGAACCAGCTTCGGCCGGTAACCATAACGACAGGTGTCAATAAATACGCAGAAGGATCGGTTCTCATCGAGGTTGGAGAGACGAAGGTCATTTGTACAGCGAGCGTGGAGGATAGAGTACCTCCATTTATGAAAGGGCAAGGCAAAGGCTGGATTACAGCTGAATATGCAATGCTGCCTCGCGCAACACATACACGCAATATTCGTGAAGCGGCTAAGGGGAAGCTGACAGGACGGACGATGGAAATTCAGCGCCTCATTGGTCGTGCATTGCGTTCGGTCATTGATTTGCAAGCACTAGGTGAGCGGACTATTACGCTTGATTGCGATGTCATTCAAGCCGATGGCGGTACTCGTACGACATCTATTACAGGTGCGTTTATCGCGCTTTCCATTGCAATTAACAAAATTTCCGAGAAGGTACAATTTGCAAAATATCCGATTACAGATTTTTTGGCGTCGGTAAGTGTAGGCGTCATTCAAGAGAGAGCGCTACTTGATCTGAACTACGAGGAAGATTCCAAAGCTAAGGTAGATATGAACGTTGTTATGACGGGCAGCGGCAAGTTTGTTGAGGTGCAAGGAACTGGCGAGGAAGCACCATTTTCGCGCGATGAGCTTAACCAATTGCTGCAACTTGGAGAAGAGGGTATTCACGAGTTGATCAGCAAGCAAAAGGATATTCTCGGTCCTTTGGCGGCGCGAATCGGAGGTTAG
- a CDS encoding TIGR00266 family protein, which produces MNYDIFYKGAFAMLKVKLNPGESVKAEMGAMVSMSPTIDLKGTTDGGFMRGLGRMLSGETFFFQEMTANRGQGEVHLAPPSLGDIEAIELDGSYKLYVQKDGFLAGTSGIEVNTKMQNLGKGLLSGEGFFIVEISGRGTVFLSSYGAIHALNLSHGEEVIIDNGHLVAWPGYMNYTIEKASKGWLSSITSGEGLVCRFRGEGVVLIQTRNPSSFGTWLKKFIPGGN; this is translated from the coding sequence ATGAACTATGATATTTTTTATAAAGGCGCCTTTGCCATGCTGAAGGTGAAGCTCAATCCGGGCGAGAGCGTAAAAGCCGAAATGGGTGCAATGGTGTCCATGTCACCTACTATTGATCTTAAAGGGACAACAGACGGCGGGTTTATGCGTGGGCTCGGTAGAATGTTAAGCGGAGAGACGTTCTTTTTCCAAGAGATGACAGCAAATCGGGGTCAAGGTGAAGTCCACCTTGCCCCTCCTTCTCTCGGAGATATTGAAGCGATTGAACTCGACGGCTCTTATAAGCTTTATGTACAAAAGGACGGTTTCTTAGCTGGCACCAGCGGCATAGAAGTCAATACAAAAATGCAAAACCTAGGCAAGGGACTCTTATCGGGCGAAGGTTTCTTTATTGTAGAAATCAGCGGCCGAGGCACAGTGTTTCTCTCCTCATATGGCGCGATCCATGCTCTAAACCTGAGCCATGGCGAAGAAGTCATCATCGATAACGGTCATTTAGTTGCTTGGCCGGGCTATATGAACTATACGATAGAAAAAGCGTCTAAAGGCTGGTTATCCAGCATCACGAGCGGCGAGGGTCTCGTATGCCGCTTCCGCGGTGAAGGTGTCGTTCTGATCCAAACTCGCAATCCATCCAGCTTTGGAACTTGGTTGAAAAAGTTCATACCAGGCGGCAACTAA